The nucleotide window ttccatccatccttccatccatccatccatacttccatccatccaacTTAGGCTTAGGCAGATGCTATGTGGCAGACTCAGACAAATGGTGAGAGAACACTAGATTGTTTTCATCATAGAAAACACAGTTGCTAGTTAAATTGTAGCATAAAAACTATTATTTAACTATAGTAATAGTTATTTCACTTATGTTCATTGTTGACAGTCAGCCCACAAATTGTGCAGAGACACAAGAAAGGAAGTgagggaaaaacaaaacaactctGTTCCTCATCCAGAGCATCTACAAGGGTCCAGAGGGTCTAAAGCTCATCTCTGACATCATCAGAGAGAAACTGGAGATAAAAGTCAACATGTTGATGGGGGCCAACATCGCCAGCGAGGTTGCAGACTAGAAGTTCTGTGAGACCACCATTGGTAAGGCTCTCGTTTGGCTTTTAATTTCTTTCCATttcttttaaatgtttttttttctgaggTTATACATGTCACACAGTCTCTCTACTCGCTCTGGGAGCTTCCATCATGAAATTGAATTCTGACCAAAACAGGGGCGAAGAATGAACTAAATGGCCATGTGTTTAAAGAGATGTGGTGTCCATAGTCCTCTCTTTGAGTCTAAACATTCACATTAGCATTAACATCAGCATTAACATTTACACTAGCATTAGTATTAACATTAGTAATATTGGCCTCAGTCCTTTTTTTCAGGAGCCAAAACAATGTgatttattaacccttgtgctgccttcggctGCCTTCAACTGCTACATCCCTGCATCTGTTTACAACCTGGTGCCACGTGTATCTGCCTCTCAGGTACCCACTGTTTGCAGCTGTGTTTCAGATCTGCTTTGAGGGCAGAGCGGTGCAGAAGCTCATCACCTGCCTGCAGAACCACCCTCAGTACATGTAAAGGGGGAACCTTGACCTCAGCCAGAGCATAGACCTGATATTAAGTAGACCAAGCGTCAAAGCTCTGTAAAGTTGTCACCCCGTTCATTTCTATGGAAAGTGCTCAGTGAGGCAATCGAAACCGAGGCTTGGTTTCAATCTGCATTTTTTTCCATTCTCGTGTTCTCGTGAACTcgtttgatgtcatctttaaaggAACAGTCTACATATATTGCAAAGAAACGCTGTCTGACCAGGGCTCACAATATCGCCAAGCACACCTCCCACTCACACCATGGACTGTTCTCACTGCTGAACTCTGGAAAAGAGGTTCCGCAGCCTTCTATGCAGAATAGCCAGGTTTTACAACAGCTTTTGTCACAGTCCCCAGTGACTGAACCCAAACGCAGACCTGGACAAGGTAGGTGGTGAACAAAAAGGCGGTATTTATTGGTGATACAAAAATGACTGAAGGGGTATCGCCAGACGTGTAGACAGGTGAGTACGGGTGATGGGAGGCTGATGGTGGTGACGAACGTGCAGGTCGACGGTTACTGGTGGCCAGGTGGGAGTGAAGAGAATTCCAGGGTGAAGGTACTGAAAACATATAGGAACAGGAATCCGATCAGAAAAACAAGCAAAAGATTAACAAAGCGAACAGACAGACTAGTAGAATTATAAAGGCTGACACGCAAGCATAACGTATGAGTACGGCTAACGATCCGGCAGGGACTGGATGTCAGGCCACAGCTTAAGTAGTGTAGTGATGATGATCAGGACcaggtgtgtttattgctgaagAGGAACAGGTGAGAGCAGATTTGTTGCACAGCAACCGGAACGGGGTACGTTCAGGAACGTAACACAAAACACAGAacaaaccagacagacagggaaaagAAGCTCAAGGGGATGGGGTCGTGACAGCTTTATCCCACAAGCCATACGACTGCTGAACTAATAATCCCCCCTCACATATCCTTACAGGACTGCTTCACTGGACTGTGTAATATAGTTGGTTAGCATttgtatacatttagtcatacatcattttacttttttatacataGCTTAATACATATAACTGGCTGTAATATATGCAATATATATTTTAGACATAGTTTTTATACATAGTGTATATACCTATTTATGTACCGGTAAGCACATCCCTGCACTATCCTGAGCCTACTGAAACAAAATGTTGTTCTTATCTTAATGGTAACttaatgccttttttttttttgttaggtTGTACAGACTTTTTTCACTCTGGCAGGGGGACTGCCAACGGAAACTAGCCTTTTCGCAATATTTGGGTACATTAACATTTTGATGTtcatgaatgtacactgtccctcttgatcaaataCATTGAATTGAAATTGAAATCTTACTGTTAAGTGAAATTGAATGACAATAAAGGTtggatgcaaagtgtttattggTCTTCCAGGTGACAAAATCCCCAATAAACGTGAGCTGATCCCAGGATCAACTGGTCTTTTACCCTGGTCAGAAGGAGCAGCAGGAGCCAGATCAGGATGGAGATGTGAGGAGACCTCTTCAGGGCTTTCAGGAGGTTCTTCCTCCCAGGATGCACCACGTTGAAGTAGCGGTCGATGGAGGTGACGGCGAGGAAGGCGAGGCTGGCTCCTGGTTGAGGAAGAGCGGGAAGAAGACGGTCTGAGACACCACGGTGTTTTTCCTTCTTCACAGCTCCAGTGGCAGACAAAATGGGTCGAGCACAAAACTATCGTCCTATTACAACTCTTTCCACACTGGCAGAGACATGAAGGAGATGCGTAAAGTCTTCTGACTGGGGTGTAAGAAATGATCCCAAATCTCTTCATCTCAAATAGTTTAAGGCAAGGAGCGTTTAGTGACTTTTGTAACTAGTAACCCGACTCAGCACCAAAGTTTTGCACCAATGTGAACCTGTGTTGGTCAGGAGTGGTTTTTGAGGGTTGCTCTAAATGCACACGATTGGTTTGAGGTTCATGGTGTACCGATCTTATACTTATCTTCTGTCCTTCTATAGAACTGCAGCATGGTTGTTTAGGTTGTTTATCAGATCAGTGGGATGCAGATTTGTGATACCACAATCAGTTATCTGTTTTATAGAAGCAGCATTTCAGGCTTGGGTAAGCACAGAACATCAGTGGTTGGTCATAGACAGTAGCTGGGTTTTTTTGTGACTGTACTTGCAAGTCCAGATGACtgttacaggatctttaagtttgGCTTCACGATAGCAGTTTTGCACGTTTGGAATGTCTTAGTTCCACTCCCACGTCCGTCCAACGGACTACATCTTAAGCATAATGGTTTGGCGGTTAGCGCCGTCAAATTATCTCGGAAGGATCATGCTTAAAGGTAACACAGCTAGAGCTGTTGAGTGACATCAGTTCTGATGCAGTTTGTCAcatgagagaagaagagaaggtgCATAGTGATTGTCAGAACTTGCCTAAATATGAGTGCCGTGAGTTAGTTTTCTGCACTTGAGGCTAAATAGGGAAGGTGCAATCATTCAAAATGACGGTAAGTATCAAGCCCTACCCTACAAATATGCTCACATCCCAGTGTTAAGCACAGGACCTGAATAAAATGTATGTCTCTATTCAGTCCTATGTCTTAATGGGGTAGAGACTGAGACAGGTTGTTGACAGAGAAGTTCCCCATGACAGATACTCTGAGATCAAGGccaatttcctcgtcgctgttgatgtcttcattgtcatctggatagtaaaactcctcgatttcgctcattttgaagatgacatcagcggagggcaataagaatacgtatcagaccgcagatgaggtcaatacgcgcatagatacATATAAggacttaatacgcggctggcatgactacccattagccaatcagaacgctcgtactgttgttgcaattgaaccaatatgctgttcttattggttcagaagacgttctcaaaagagttgttgatatgttgccttggagatgtcgtgacgtcaccagtacaagtgcagctgattgctctgacaagatggcgtctgctccagattcgccgtgtttgattttggatcttcccacgtattgttgtagtatataagaaaccaaatgtttactcttcgacaggtcagcaaacgctttgtcgcctcaatttgttaaaacgatttggtagccaaaacatgaagcatgatacattgtgaaaagcaaataagtgccaatgggaagacacgtaagagcatgtagttggtTACaatttaaacaacatgaacctcaaaaagtgcaagagtgtacctgtaagaaagcaagcaacaataatataattcacagcgagtacaggaagttaaatcagttacaactaaccaacaagtgcaacaagttcCTCAATAAGTgttattgtgttcctggagggaataaactaacatctgagGACCTTGGCTgaggaccttggctgaaaatgcgcaTGGGGTGCGTTTGCAGAACCGGCAGAACCGAGTGCTTCTATTCAAACCACCTCGCCTGCATATAAAAAATGCATATTACTGAAAGCCGGATTTTTTCAtacttttaaaatgtaaattttttggctgaagtcagaaggagctggggggggggggcacggcagaAAACTGGGGGAAATGTAAACATGACTGGTATGGCGTATCAGTGGTGAATCACGAcatcacacaacaacacagacaTGTCACCATGCAACCTGAGCGAACAGCAGAAATGACCATATTCTGTACAAAGACGTTTTATAGCCTTCTAAACAACCAATAGTTGTTTGAACTTGTCTTGGTATTGCCAAGTGCCCTGAGCTCTGACAACCAGAGGTCTGATGAAAAAAACAATGACAACCAATGTTACGCAAGCATTAAAATGATTGGCTAACTGGATTTGGGTTTGCTGTGGAGGTGCTGTTCTCAAGGGGGTGTTCGTGTTTCTTCAGAAGGCAAGGAAAGTAATTGCCCAGGTAAATGTTTTTGAAGTTGGTGCTGCAGAAGCAGTAGACCAAGGGGTCCAACAGGCAGTTGATGAAGGACAGGACCATGACGCCGTCGAACACCTGTGTCCTCGGAGAGCTCCTTCCACTCCTGAACCCGGGCCACCAGCAGAACGATCCTGGCCACGGTGCAGGGCAGGAAGCAGACAGAGAACAACACCATGACCGAGGAGACCAGGAACATGGCTCTCCTCAGCTTGGTCTTGTCCCCCACCGTCTTCCTCTTCAGGCGGTTGACGATGCGCACCGTGCAGTACAGCAGGATCATGAAGGGGATCAAGATCTGAGTgaagaacaccacctccctcaGACTGTCCACCACGTCCTTCACCACGGCGTCGTCCCGATTCTCCGTGGCGTCGTAGCTCTTGTGGCTGTTGCAGCACTCGAAGGTCTTCAGCATGGTGGGGATGGTcagagggagcagcaggagcCAGATCAGGATGGAGATGTGAGGAGACCTCTTCAGGGCTTTCAGGAGGTTCTTCCTCCCAGGATGCACCACGTTGAAGTAGCGGTCGATGGAGGTGACGGTGAGGAAGGCGATGCTTTCTCCTCGGTTGAGGAAGAGCATGAAGAGCATGGCTTTGCAGACCACGTCGTTCTCACTGCGTCTCTCACCGTGGATGAAGTTGTAGGCCTTCACAGGCAGGCAGAACAACAGCAGGATGTCGGCCAGGACCACGTTGAACAGAAACACATTGTTGGTGTTGGATTTCCAGAACTTGAGCTTGAAGATGAAGAGGTGGAAGATTGAGATGTTCAGTGGGAGAGCCAGCAGGAAGATGATGATCATCACAGCTGCGTAGAAGTTATAGAGCGCCCGGCTAGTGGTCTCACAGTCCTCTGAAGCGTGGTATTCCTCCGTCGGTGCGATTAGCAGTTCAGCCTCCATGTCTGAGCTCGTAAAAGACAATCCTTCACGACAATGAAATCACTGCAGCTCCGAGCTGAACCTCAAAAGAGGTTTGGTTTGGAAACCAAGGAAAGATACGGGGAGTCTCTAGCCACACCAGATGAGACGAGCTCTTGTAACTCCCGAAGGGGACTCTGGAGATTTCTGTGTGTGAAGGCAAACTCCAAGGCTCGGGTGTTTTTATGCGAATTTGAGACTTGAATCAcagcactccctccctccttcctcctccccttcaacACGTTGCACGCAGTCAGCTCTGTTCTGAGGTTTGTTTagcccctccctgaccctgagGAGGGGAGTTACTACTGACTGAACAGGACTAGCATGCTgctgagagggacagagagagaaggggggaggggggtgggcggACGAAGGGGTCAGGAGAAAAAACATTATGGAAACGTTTCACCTTCTCACAAAATATAATTCCCTCAGGATTTGGAGCAGGGTGgggtgtccccctcctccatcctgtggTATCTCTCCAGGGAGTATCTCTCCTgagaaatacatattttatgCTGGAAAGTCGTTGCCATAAAAAGAAGGTTTGATTGATGAAACTCAAAGAGAGTTTAGTATGAGAGACTGCCAGATTGGCTGTGaatctaagagactgttaccacccatccttcagtgtTTTTACTCCGTTACCTTCTGGCCGGCGATACCGTCTTTCGGTCTCGCACACGaagactggacaacagtttctttccaattggtattttctcaatattggggggtcgtgtcccccccaatatacagccgaaaatatgtaaaatatatgttttcCTTTATGAACCCTGTCAATGGATCGGTCTCTTGTTATGTcttatttattttcaatttaTTTCCGTTTATTAAGAAAAACATAAGTGTGTGAATCCCCCCTCCTAATTGTACACTTGTGTGATTTTGTTTGAATCCACCTTGCATCGTTCTGCGTTGTCATGGTCACCTAACACTTTTTTGTCAGTCAGTTGAGAGCAAAGATAGTAACGTTAGTTAACTTgttggagaggaggtagagtaaTGGAGGATTTGGGGTTACCTAAAAAGTGGAGAAAACTGGATAAGCATATGGTTTTTTTTCAGACAGTAAGTAACTTGATACCGAGCTAAATGTGTAAGCAAATAAAACGAGTAGCCTTGAAAAAGCAGAATATTAAATTATAGATCATGAAGGTCAGTCGCTGTTCTTCTAATAAAATGACATGTGGTCACAATGCAGGCAgcacagagagacaaggagagagacaggcatgctGAAAGCAGTGGCCAGACAGGGACATTCTCTGGACATGCAGGTGATCAGGTGAGAAATTGGAATGTGAGACTAGACAGCCTTACAATATTGGTTTTAATCTAGGCCTACATGTCAGCGATGAATAAAAGTACTACTAATAAAAGCAGAATACATAAATCAAAATTATCATGAAGGTCAGTCACTGTTCTTCTGATAACATAATGACATGTGGTCACAATGCAGgcagcacagagagacagggagacagagaggcatgcTGAAAGCAGTGACCAGACAGGGACATGCTCTGGAAATACAGATGATTATATATTAAAGCAATTGGTTACAAGCATATTTATTTATGCGAAAGTAAGTACAATTTCCCTTAAGTAATTGCATATTTCTCCTGTCTCATATCGTTTTGCCTAGTGTTGGTGGTTTCTGTGGTTCGTAACCATTCTTTTGATTCCAATAAAGAAtaaattcatttgaactgtgtgGTACTGTAAAATTAGTCAAAACAGGGGTGCCACCTTTCCAATCCACACCATGATCTGGAAGTAAACTCTTTGGCAGTATTTGGTTGGAGGCAGATGTTCTCGGGTAACAAATTATTTGGCTTTAACGATTTTCTTGCTAAAAAGGTTGTAGCGCAAAGAGGCAAGTGAATCGGTACTCTTTCCGCCAAACAACACTGCCATTGCCTTGGTCCCATGGTCCTTTATGACATTCCTTGCTTGATGTGTGAGCAgaaacacatttgcacacacaggACTGGATGGTTGATTCACCATTCAGTTTCTGGAATGCTGTCTGTTTGCCAACATGATGGTTCCTGATCATGTCGAAAACTGAACAGTTTTTACTGGAAGATGTAATGACCTATGAGCTCATTTCCTGCAGCCCTGTTTGAAGGAAAGGAAATCTTCCGTCTAGCCAAAAAGCCCCAACTAGCGCAGGCAGTCACTGAGTTCTCAAGCAAGAAATCGAACAAAACTGTCTTGGATTCCATTCCACCAACTGAGCGTTATGTCCTTGACGGTGGCTCCCTGGTTCACCGCTTGGCATGGGAAAAGGGTGACAGTTACGGTGCCATTGCACAGTCATATGCAGACTTTACCATACGCCATTATGGTAAAGCAACAGTTGTTTTTGAAGTTATAGCGAAGGTCCTTCCATTAAAGACAATACGCATCAGAGACGTAGGGAAAACACTCACCCCATCGTTAACTTCAATGCAGAGACTGAGTTTGTGGGAAGAAAGGATGATTTCCTTTCTAGATCTTCTAGACTTCTCAATCTTATGaccgaggagctggagaagaaggGCTGCACTGTTATCAAGGCATCAGGTGTTGCTGACGTGGACATTGTCAAAGCTGCAGTCAAGGCCTCAGAACATCAGCCCACAACCTTGATAGGGGAGGATACAGACttattcctctcctctactaccTCTACAAAGCTACTAAAGTGTACATCAGTTAGATGAAACACATCCTGGGTagtgacttgtgttcccagttgCTGTTTATTCACACCTGATACAACTtcacacattttttttgtgtTGGCAAAGAGACAGCATTcaagaaacttggtgaatagtGAATCAACCATCCAGTcctgtgtgtgcaaatgtgtttcTGCTCACACATCAAGCAAGGAATGTCATAAAGGACCATGGGACCAAGGCAATGGCAGTGTTGTTTGGCGGAAAGAGTACCGATTCACTTGCCTCTTTGCGCTAGAAAATCGTTACCGCCAAATAATTTGTTACCCCAGAACATCTGCCTCCAACTGAGTCCTCAATCAAATTCCACTGCCAAAGAGTTTACTTCCAGATCATGGTGTGGATTGCAAAGGTGGCAGCCCTGTTTTGACTAATTTTACAGTACCACACAGTTCTAATGAATTTATTCTTTATTGGAATCAAAAGAATGGTTATGAACCACAGAAACCACCAACACTAGGCAAAACGATATGAGAAAGGAGAAATATGCAATTACTTAAGGGAGATTGTACTTACTTTCGCATAAATATGCTTGTAACCAATTGCTTTAATATATAATTGTACTTGTAATCACTTATATATCATGCAAGTATGCTCATTAGAATATGACATGGCCAAAACATGTATCAGGCACCAGTATTCCTGGTTTAGGAGGAATACAAAGGAGTAATGGTCATTTTAAGGACCTGACGGCACATCTGATACTACCGTGAACCACTGAGAAACCTTTTGTTCGAATTTTTGGGGggtcaatccatatttgcagaTGACTATCTAGCTAGGGTGACCATAAGCATGACTCTGAAAAGGAGGACACTTGGGTCCAAAAAGGAGGCCAATCCCAAAAAGTTGTTGaccgggggggatgggggccatAAGTAAGAAATTAAGACAATAACATTAGTCAAGAGGGGTGATGTTTCACAGCATGAAATAATTTGGTCACCTCAGCAGCGGTTGTTTTATCATccgctgttgttgtgttcggAGCAAAAAATTATGTTAATGactgttgccaccatattctgaTTATAGAGTGATGaaagagatatccaaagtgccctCTGTAGAAACTTTGGACTctaatatgttgacaaaatTAAACAAGGATTTGCATTCTGTCTTCATCCAATGTTCTGATTTCAattctggaaatgtatgcaaattatatatcatatttcataacttaatgcatcatttgctcatttaaacatacatttacaggaaactagtaatgaaaacaatatttgacctaatattagttatcaattggggaggtttcatgttgatattTCATGCCTATTCACtgggtgtctccccttaaccccttctgttgtccttgggttgctttgacccattttctaatcatttccatattagatatttgtgtttccttcaaccaaaacatttcaaaccaaaaagaacaacgtGTACCGTGcaatgctcttcacaagttaaataaataatcatttcactactttcattgaatttggatgttttcACTTTTAtatcaattttcaaaaacaataAATGGAACATTGAAAGACAGAAATGTTGTAAACCCCCTCAAAAGACTAAGGCACCAAAAAAATCTTTGGGACAAGATACATCATCCTCATGCGTGCTCCCTttcctaggaacacagaaaaagaatgtca belongs to Osmerus eperlanus chromosome 8, fOsmEpe2.1, whole genome shotgun sequence and includes:
- the LOC134024906 gene encoding LOW QUALITY PROTEIN: 12-(S)-hydroxy-5,8,10,14-eicosatetraenoic acid receptor-like (The sequence of the model RefSeq protein was modified relative to this genomic sequence to represent the inferred CDS: inserted 2 bases in 1 codon); the encoded protein is MEAELLIAPTEEYHASEDCETTSRALYNFYAAVMIIIFLLALPLNISIFHLFIFKLKFWKSNTNNVFLFNVVLADILLLFCLPVKAYNFIHGERRSENDVVCKAMLFMLFLNRGESIAFLTVTSIDRYFNVVHPGRKNLLKALKRSPHISILIWLLLLPLTIPTMLKTFECCNSHKSYDATENRDDAVVKDVVDSLREVVFFTQILIPFMILLYCTVRIVNRLKRKTVGDKTKLRRAMFLVSSVMVLFSVCFLPCTVARIVLLVARVQEWKELSEDTXVFDGVMVLSFINCLLDPLVYCFCSTNFKNIYLGNYFPCLLKKHEHPLENSTSTANPNPVSQSF